The Asticcacaulis excentricus genome has a segment encoding these proteins:
- a CDS encoding alginate export family protein, whose protein sequence is MYAPAFAQETFGEALAMGKPLLESRLRYEGVDQAGLKKGSALTLRNRIGFQSADWKNLKFLVEFDDVRALDDDYNSTTNGKTQYPTVPDPTVTELNRAQVVWTPSSFTTVTAGRQRLLLDDARFIGNIGWRQDEQTFDALRVDTTVGKLAVTYAYVFQVNRILGESADWDSDSHLLNVTLPINEALKIQAFDYALDFENAKANSTNTIGLKASGSAWVSSFKLAYSGYYAKQTDYGYNPADFELSASNIDGAVTWDMYTFKVGYETFEGDGTRGFITPLATAHAFNGWSDALAFNGNKTMANGFKNLSYTLTVAGYTHPSFPLIKNPTLTLAYHDFETDRLSQSIGTEFDAQFASGLTKNLSLLLKYADFERANTLMPASRTKVWVGFEYKL, encoded by the coding sequence GTGTATGCCCCCGCTTTCGCTCAGGAGACGTTTGGCGAGGCGCTGGCCATGGGTAAGCCCCTGCTGGAAAGCCGTCTGCGCTACGAGGGCGTTGATCAGGCGGGGCTGAAAAAGGGGTCAGCCCTGACCCTGCGCAATCGCATCGGCTTTCAGTCGGCGGACTGGAAGAACCTGAAATTCCTCGTGGAATTCGACGATGTCCGCGCTCTGGATGACGACTATAACTCGACGACCAACGGCAAGACGCAATATCCGACCGTTCCTGATCCTACAGTGACCGAACTGAACCGCGCGCAGGTGGTGTGGACGCCCTCAAGCTTCACCACCGTCACCGCCGGTCGTCAGCGCCTCCTCCTCGATGATGCACGCTTCATCGGCAATATCGGCTGGCGTCAGGACGAACAGACCTTCGATGCCTTGCGCGTCGATACCACGGTGGGCAAGCTGGCCGTCACCTACGCCTATGTGTTTCAGGTCAACCGTATCCTTGGTGAAAGCGCCGACTGGGATTCCGACAGCCACCTGTTGAATGTCACCCTGCCGATCAATGAAGCCCTGAAGATTCAGGCTTTTGATTACGCGCTCGATTTTGAGAATGCCAAGGCGAACTCGACCAATACCATCGGTCTCAAGGCGTCAGGTTCGGCCTGGGTGTCATCCTTCAAGCTGGCCTATTCCGGCTATTATGCCAAGCAGACGGACTATGGCTATAACCCGGCCGATTTCGAGCTGTCCGCTTCCAATATCGACGGGGCGGTGACTTGGGACATGTACACCTTCAAGGTTGGTTACGAGACCTTTGAAGGCGACGGCACGCGCGGCTTTATTACGCCGCTGGCTACGGCGCACGCCTTTAATGGCTGGTCCGATGCGCTGGCCTTCAATGGCAACAAGACCATGGCCAACGGGTTCAAGAACCTCAGCTACACCCTGACGGTGGCGGGCTACACCCATCCGTCCTTCCCGCTGATCAAGAACCCGACCCTGACGCTCGCCTACCACGATTTTGAGACAGATCGCCTCAGCCAGTCGATCGGCACGGAGTTTGACGCGCAGTTTGCCTCTGGCCTGACCAAGAACCTGTCGCTGCTGCTGAAATATGCCGACTTTGAGCGCGCCAACACCCTCATGCCCGCCTCGCGCACCAAGGTGTGGGTCGGCTTCGAATACAAACTTTAA